Proteins encoded within one genomic window of Rhipicephalus microplus isolate Deutch F79 unplaced genomic scaffold, USDA_Rmic scaffold_16, whole genome shotgun sequence:
- the LOC119167819 gene encoding uncharacterized protein LOC119167819 isoform X1 yields MHAMAKKSKSNRMCCVPQCTNRAVKDEISRHSFPLDVRIKKEWVVKLRIGKPAMPPMNVCSAHFVTGDFLSSIDGRCIVMNAELRKMLGYHACIECSFNDPKLWTPNRRRLKKTAVPSRSLPIRAHEKEDLARIQEAAARDARASARHEHGSASQGTCSEPAQPVHVSPCEENPDEALCDVQEQGHETASHPCARGAAATAV; encoded by the exons ATGCACGCGATGGCAAAAAAATCTAAAAGCAACAGGATGTGTTGCGTGCCTCAGTGCACGAACAGAGCGGTGAAGGATGAGATAAGCCGTCATTCGTTTCCGCTGGACGTGCGAATCAAGAAGGAGTGGGTGGTGAAGCTCCGTATAGGCAAGCCTGCGATGCCGCCAATGAATGTTTGCAGCGCACATTTTGTCACCGGAGACTTCTTGAGCAGCATCG ATGGCCGGTGCATCGTTATGAATGCAGAATTACGTAAAATGCTTGGCTACCATGCATGCATTGAATGCTCGTTTAACG ATCCCAAATTGTGGACACCTAATCGAAGACGACTGAAGAAGACTGCTGTGCCTTCGCGGAGCTTGCCCATAAGAGCACATGAAAAAGAGGACTTGGCAAGGATTCAGGAAGCAGCAGCGCGAGATGCCCGTGCCTCTGCTagacatgagcatg GATCAGCTTCTCAAGGAACATGTTCGGAGCCTGCTCAACCTGTGCATGTGTCACCTTGTGAAGAGAACCCCGATGAAGCCCTTTGTGAT GTACAAGAGCAGGGCCATGAAACTGCATCACATCCATGTGCTAGGGGTGCAGCTGCTACAGCTGTATGA
- the LOC119167819 gene encoding uncharacterized protein LOC119167819 isoform X2: protein MKKRTWQGFRKQQREMPVPLLDMSMDQLLKEHVRSLLNLCMCHLVKRTPMKPFVMYKSRAMKLHHIHVLGVQLLQLYEQWRLQKPFSFRSA from the exons ATGAAAAAGAGGACTTGGCAAGGATTCAGGAAGCAGCAGCGCGAGATGCCCGTGCCTCTGCTagacatgagcatg GATCAGCTTCTCAAGGAACATGTTCGGAGCCTGCTCAACCTGTGCATGTGTCACCTTGTGAAGAGAACCCCGATGAAGCCCTTTGTGAT GTACAAGAGCAGGGCCATGAAACTGCATCACATCCATGTGCTAGGGGTGCAGCTGCTACAGCTGTATGAACAGTGGAGGTTGCAGAAGCCCTTCAGCTTTCGCAGTGCATGA